The Ursus arctos isolate Adak ecotype North America unplaced genomic scaffold, UrsArc2.0 scaffold_18, whole genome shotgun sequence genomic sequence atttatttatttgttttagaggtggggggaggggcagagagagagaaagagacagtcccaggcagactccacactgagcacagagtctgatgtgggtctcgatcccatgaccccgaatttgctacctgagccgaaaccaagagttggacgcttaactgactgcatcacccaggtgccccatagcaAGTCCTCTTGAGGAGAAGGGCAGGCAAACCAAATAGGCGAGACAGACCGAACACCTAGTGATGGTGACAAAATCTGAGGATGGTCAGAATTTCCAGGTAGGACCTGAAGGGGTAGAAATGGGAGACACTGATCACACACACGcacccttcttttcctcctcctcccctattccttcctcctttcctgtcccTTCCTGCTCTCAGCCAACTACAACCTGGTTCACTTAACCACCATAAGGACAGCCTTGACTTGATATCCATGAATTCCCTGAGAGTCCATCCAGAAGTCAGTCCAGATCAGGggtccccaggcccccagccacGGCCAAGACATTGCAGCTGTGCAATAACAGTGCTCAGGACCCCTGGACTATGCATGGACAGCTCACTTTCAGCCCACTGGATCACAAGTGCTTCCAGAACCAGTCTACCACCACTCGAGGAGTGAAACAATCTTCACAACAATTAATAGGTCAGCATACCctagctcattttttttaagttatcagaAGTATTTgcaatagatttattttttttaatatttttttattatattatgttagtcaccatacagtacatccctggtttttgatgtaaagttcgatgattcattagttgcatataacacccagtgcaccatgcaatacgtgccctccttactacccatcaccggcctatcccattcccccacacccctcccctctgtagcccacagtttgtttctcagagtccatagtctctcatgcttcattcccccttctgattaccccccctttctttatccctttcttctcctactgatcttcctagtttttagttccatagatgagagaaaccatatgataattgtctttctctgcttgacttatttcacttagcattatctcctccagtgccgtccatgttgcagcaaatgttgagaactcattctttctgatagctgagtaataatattccattgtatatatggaccacaacttcttaatccagtcgtctgttgaagggtatctcaactccttccacgattttactattgtggacagagctgctatgaacattggggtgcatatggcccttctcttcactacatctgtatctttggggtaaatacccagtagtgcaatggctggatcatagggtagctcaatttttaactttttaagggacctccacactgttttccagagtggctgtaccaacttgcattcccaccaacaatgtaggagggatcccctttctccacatcctctccagcacttgttgtttcttgccttgtcaatttttgccattctaactggcgtaaggtggtatcttagtgtggttttgatttgaatttccctgatggctaatgattttgaacagtttttcatgtgtctgttagccatttgtatgtctttattggaaaagtgtctgttcatatcttctgcccattttatgatttgtttatttgtttctcgcatattgagtttgagaagttctttgtagatcttggataccagtcttttatctgtagcatcatttgcaaatagattctcccattccatgggctgcctcttagtttttttttgattgtttccttggctgtgcagaagctttttatcttgatgaagtcccacaagttcattttatcttttgtttctcttgcctttggagatgtgtcataaaaaaggttgctgtggccgatgtcgtagaggttgctgcctatgctctcctctaggattttgatggattcctgtctcacatcgaggtcttttatccatttagagtttatctttgtgtatggtgtgagagagtggtcaagtttcattcttttgcatgaagctgtccaattttcccagcaccatttattgaagagactgtcttttttccaccagatgttttttcctgctttatcaaagattagttgtgcAAAGAGcccagggtccatttctggattctctattctgttccattggtctatgtgtctgtttttgtgccagtaccatgctgtctttgtgatcacagctttgtagtacagcttgaaatccagcattgtgagaaattagggaatccatcccatttacaatagcaccaaaaaccacacgttaccttggaattaacttaaccagagacgtaaaggatctatattctagaaactacaaatcactcttgaaagacattgaagaagacacaaaaagatggaaaaatattccatgctcatggatcagaagaattaacatagttaaaatatccatgctacccagagcaatctacactttcaatgctatcctgatcaaaataccaatgacatttttcaaagaactggaacaaatagcccttaaatttatatggaaacagaaaaggccccgaatcgccaaggaattgttgaaaaggaaatgcAATAGATTTATTTAGGCTCATTTTCCAATTGAGGTTCTGAGAAGGTAAATGATTTGACCAAGATGGTATACCTGGGACTCAAACCTGGACCTGCACATGTCACATGTCCAAATGGAAGCTTTGTCATGGTAGGTCAGAGCCATTGCCACCCAAGACCATGATGATGATACTGGGGACAATGGCACTTACAACTCTATACATGAAactttacagttttcaaaacTCAACTTCCCACAGATAGGGGCCAAGAAAAAGTTCAACTTGCTCAGGATTCAGGGTGTTTCCCAGAAGTGAGATGTTCAGTTTTGAAAGAGGATAGAAAAGTCCTGGGCAAACATAGAGGACTAGTCGGTCACTCCAGAAGGCACCCTCCTTTTGTTAACTCTGTCAAGAGAAAACAATAATATCAGGGAAAGCTACTATTTGATGAGCATTTGATATAAGCCAGTCACTGTTCTAGTTCTGTACAATccttatctaatttaatcctcaacaACCTTCTGATTTTGGCATTATTATCCTCTTTAAGcagatacagaaactgaggcctgaaacACTGAATAGACTTGCTCAACATCATGGCCCACAAGGAGGCGGGGGCCCAGTGAAGTCTTGTCTGATCCAGAGGGAATGTATCTTATCACCACTTGAAAGAGAAGGACATCATCACGGGCTGGCATTGCCTGTTTGGGTGTTCATCCTTCTATTCCATCCAAATGCATGAGATAAAATCTCTCAACTTGGATTTTACATCACAGGTCCTGAAAAAACCTTCAAGTGATTCTGGAATTTTGATGCATTCAACAGTCCTATACAGTTGGTTTATGTCTACATCttacaggtaaagaaaatgaagctcaaagaatgtaaataatttacccaaaatatagaaagtaatGAGGGCTTAGACAGTGAGGACTCTCCTTAGTAATTGTCTAGTAAATGCCCATCCCCAAGATATCTTATTCAGACCTCTAAGCCTATGAGATTCAGATTTTCgcttttaaaaaagtagagaGTGGACTAAGACCTGGGAAGCTTCTTCCTAGCAAAGCTCCAGTTCAGCCTCATCCAGGAAGTCCACAGGACAACTTATGAGACACCTAAAATGCAAAGTTCACCCCCAAAAAGATCTCCTGTTTCTACTGTCCATAGTTCTTAGCTCTGTACATGCTTAACGTGCCCACCAATGAGAGACAGGAGTGCATTTTAGTGACCTTTGAAAAGAACATAGAAAACAGAGGaaaggctttgaatgatacaACTTGTTGGAGTCTATGTACATTTAAGCAAAATTTTCCTGCAATTCTGCTACTATAAATGGCAATTAGAAATCAAACTAGCATCTCTGACTTCCTGCTCCTGGGCTTCTCTCACCACCCAGAGCAGCAGCCTCTCCTCTTTGGGCTCTTCCTGGCCATGCACCTGGTCACCATGTTGGGGAACCTGCTTATCATTCTGGCCATAGTTTCTGACCagcacctccacacccccatgtacttcttcctggccaatcTGTCCTTCGTTGAGACTTGCTTTTCCTGCACCATTGTCCCCAAGGTGCTGGTGACCATTAAGACACAACAACACACAATCTCCCACACTGGGTGCCTTATGCAGATGTACTTCTTTATGGCATTGACCCTACTGGATGACTTCCTGCTGGccgtgatggcctatgaccgctacgtggccatctgccttcctctccacTACACCACGATCGTGTGTCCCCAACGCTGCCTGCTGCTGGTCGCCGCATCCTGGCTCTGTGCCCATCTCCTGGCCTTCTCACTCACCCTCCTCATGTCTCAGTTCTCCTTCTGTGCCTCCCATTCCATCCCACACTTTTTCTGTGATGTACCCCCACTCCTCAAACTTGCCTGTTCAGACACCCAGATCTTTCAGGTCACGATGTTAACTGAAGCAGTTTTCACGGGCATGATTCCTCTCACCTGTGTCCTGGTCTCTTATGCCCACATCATGCACACCATCCTCAGGATCCCCTCAGCTGGAGGGAAGCACAAACTCTTTTCTACCTGTGGCTCTCACCTGTCAGTGGTCACTCTCTTCTATGGGACACTTTTTCTGGTGTATTTCCAGCCCTCATCCTCCTACTCAGCAGACATGGGAATGGTGGCATCTGTGGTATACACgatggtcacccccatgctgaaccccttcatctacagcctgaggaacagggaCATGAAGGGGGCTCTGTGGAGACTCTCAGGCTGGAGAAGATGCTCTACTCTGTAAAGGGTCTTGCCCTAGACTGGAAGCTCAGGCTCTCTGAAATGCCTTCTCCCTGCACTTGTCCGTTGCAATTTTGAAAACTCAAGCTCAAGGCAGGATGGATGCTCAGCACTGTGAGCAGGGTCAACAAACAGAGAATGCCTGGCTGGACAGAAGTAGAATAAGATCAACTGGCCAAGGACAGAGCTGCAACCTGGAAGGAGTGGCCGGCAATCCCTACAGGGTGACTTGATCAGTGGGTACAGGTGTCCACGCAGATTCAAACCACACAGTGGGAATCATCAAAAGAAGAACAACAGACAGAACTCGGGCTCTCGGACGAAGCCAGGTACCAGCTCAGTCTATGACTGAGTGGGACTGTAAGTCCCACTCACCTACAAGCAATGCTCACAAGAGTTGGAAGGGTCAAGTGCTCTGACTTTCAGGGACCATTTCCAAGCCCAGCTTTGGAAGCAACTCACTGAGAGGGGCTAACCTACACACAGAGAAAGCTGAACCGAGAAGACACACTATTTGCTGGGACTCAGAGAACAAGAATAATTCTAGGGGGAAAACTAGGCACAGATAGATCACAGGACTAGCCCCAAAACACATTACAGAGATCAAGATCTAAGACTGTGACAAAGAGTGATTATTAGTTATGGACAAGTTCTTGACTCTTTGGTTTTTAAACCTGGGTTACTTCATTTGTCTCGACTGCAGAATGATACATGCTTGTTACAGTAAATCCGTAAAacataaataggaaaaaagaaaacactcacTACCCCTCCTTATAAAGGAAATCATTGATAATATTTTACAGTATTTCCCACCTATCTTTTTCTAATTACTTTTTGTCTTTACTATGCTGAGAAAATACTGCTGGTATGAGTATATATGCTTTTTTGCTTAATCTTATAACATGAGTTGTCTCCATATTATCTCTTCCTGAACATTTGGTTCTCTGAAATCACACTGCAAAAAACCTCCATGGTATATATGCTTTTCACCATGGTTGGATGATTAGGGCATTTCTAAGCtttcactattacaaataatgatgCAAAAAAAGGTCtctgaaaagaaattattttcatatattcatagTCTGTTACattcaatattttcaaaagaaaatatttaatatatttcaaaaagtagACTATCTAAGTAGTACCTTTTTAGGTTCCTTTATCCATTCTGCCAAGAAGCCCAAATGAGAGTGCCCATTAAACTACATCCTCTCCATATTTTGATGTTCACATTTTCCCCTTATTTATAACTGATATGATAGCCAAAATGGTGTCTCTTTgacttagttttaatttcttttgttcttgttgaaggaactgttttccagaatctgttaaccattttttccatttcatcttttttaagtttttcttttttgttattataattacagtgtaattaacacacaatgttatatcatttttaaaattgaagtgtaGTTAACAAATAGTAtgtagtataatattagtttcagatgtatgacATAGGAATTGGACAACCATATACAACACAAAATGCTCCCcacaataaatttatatttaggaGTTGGGAAACTCAGCTACAAAGAATCTCAGGAGTAAAAGAAATCATAATGGCTTTTAGAAATTATTGTTATCTGaatgaaaaacaatttgaaaCATATTTGCTAGAAATTCTTCACAGGAAGATTAGTTATACGCAAATGTTAGAAAAGCAAAGTCTACAAGATACTAAGCCTAGAATTCATCTGAAAAAGAACAATATCAACCCAAGCAAGAAAAGAGATGAGagtaaaatatgataaaatagaataaaacacaCAATAGAGAAGTCCTACAAAGCTaaaagttttttgaaaagataacttATATTCCTCTGATAAAAAATGGTTATATGGGGAAAATACCAATcatcaacaagaagaaaaaaaagagggacattACCTCTGATCGTAAAATAAAGAGGATATTATGAACaatgttatataaattttaaaatttagattaaatcgacaaatttctagaaaaacataTCACACCAAAACTAAtataggaataaaaagaaaacctaaataaaccTATAACCATTGATAAAGCTTCATTAGTAGCCCTTCCTTAAAGAAACATTCAGGCCCAAATGGCTGTAAGAATGAGTTTCTATACACAATTcaagaaggaaaacatttcagGCTTGCAAAccctttcaaaaaaatagaaaatgaaggaacaCTCACCCAATGCCTTTTGAGATTAACACAAACTTCATACCAAAAGCTGACGAGAAATTGCAAACAATTACCATAACAATTTGATCTCCATGAAGATAAATGCATCAAagaaatttatcaaataaatgcaccaattcaaagtaaaatattagcaatacAATCACAACAATGCAGAAGAAAATAAGATGTGTCTATACCAAATTGAGTTTTCCCAGGAAGGAAAGGTGGATCTCACATTCAGAAATCAACCAACGTAAGTCACCATATTTATACAGCAAAGGACAAAAATCATCTGATGCAAGAACAACATCTCAAcagatggaagaaaaaacatgTCATACAATTCAACATCCACTCACTGAAAAGTCCTCTTGGCAAAATGGATTTGGAACAAAACTTTCTGAATCTGAAAAAAGGTTgcctttttttaaacatatggcATATATAACACATAAGGGTACACATTTAAATCTCTGTTGTCTAAACAAGGAACAAGACAGAACACCAGCTCTCACAACAGCTCTCCCACACTCTACCTGAGGTCTCATCAGGACAGTCAGAGGAGAGAAAAGTAAAGGATATAAATTCTCTACAGGAAGAAACAAGGCGGCATTTTGCTTACAGATAACATTTTGATACAATTGCAATTCAAAGGAGTCTATGGAGGAACCACTggaattaataattatttatcttcgtgcaaaaacaaatacaacatagacacacacacacacctcccaccTCACTACAGAcgcaaaaatcaattccaggtgcACTAAAGAACTCATTGGGAAAAGCAATAtcataaagtttttaaagaagaatgcTGGAAAATATCTTCCTGAACTCACGAAACAAAGGaccacttcaaaaaataaaaatactgatgacttcaatcagttaaaataaaaatactgatttagcAAACAGCACTGTAAACTCTGAAATGACAAACCAGGGATAGAGGAAATGTTTATCATGTATGTAAATCAACAAAGGACTAGGATCTAGAATAAACAGTTGTACATAGTTctataaataaatcagaatgtaACAGGTaactaaatggaaaaatgaacaaaaattgaaACAAGCAGTttctaaataaggaaataaaagtactAATGAGCAGAACCTGGGTGGCTGACTCAATTAAgcctctcacttttttttttaaataataattttttattatgttatgttagtcaccatacagtacatccctggtttttgacgtaaagttcgatgattcattagttgcgtataacacccagtgcaccatgcaatacatgccctccttactacccaccaccagcctatcccattcccccaccccctcccctctgaagccctcggtttgtttctcagagtccatagtctctcatgcttcattcccccttctgattatcccccctttctttatccctttcttcccctaccgatcttcctagttcttatgttccatagatgagagaaatcatatgataattgtctttctctgcttgacttatttcacttagcattatctcctccagtgccgtccatgttgcagcaaatgctgagaactcgttctttctgatagctgagtaatattccattgtatatatggaccacaacttcttaatccagtcatctgttgaagggcatctcggttccttccatgatttagctattgtggacaaagctgctatgaacattggggtgcatatggcccttctcttcactacgtctgtatctttggggtaaatacccagtagtgcaatggctgggtcatagggtagctcaatttttaactttttaagggacctccacactgttttccagagtggctgccaaGTACCCAGAAATGAATCTACCAAAATATATACAAGACcactatataaaaatgaataaaacattattGACATTTATTAAAGATCTtcataaattaacatataatggtCATGAGTTGGGAGCCCCTATAATTATGAAAACTTCCTCTCTGAAGTGTTTGAATCAAttcagttcatttaaaaattcaacaagtgggcacttgggtggctcagctggttgagcatctgagtcttgattctggctcatgtcatgatctcaaagtcatgagatctagccccatttcaggctccatgctaagcatggagcttccttaagattctctctctcccttcatccactcaccctttctctctaaaaaaaggaaacaattcaaCAAGTGTAGGTGTATCTGTCACTGTTTATATGTCTTTGGAAAGAGacaatcatatttaaaaatgtgaaagaaaatgaaaaaagaaacagccaAGGGGTGCCTCGGcagcacagttggttgagcaactgactcttggtttcaggtcaggccgtgatctcagggttgtgagatggagccccacgtcaggctccctgctcagcagggggtctgcttgagattctctctccctctccctctgcctctcctgctcatgctctctctcaaagaaataaataaatctaaaaaaaaaaaaaaaaaaaaaggattagccAAGAAATTTTCAAGGAAGAACAAAGTGGGAAGCCTTTCTCTGCCAGATATAAAAGCTATCAAGCTATAGTTTACAAGACAGTGTAGAAACGGCGAATGGATACTAAGACAACTGGGTGTCTGGATGTAAAAAATATTAGACACTAGTTTTACAACACAAAAATCAGTTccagatggggtgcctgggcgactcagttgtttaagcatccaactctggatttcagctcaggtcgtgctctcagggtcatgagatggagccccccacacggggctccgtgctgggcatggagcttgcttaagattttctctctccctctccctctgctcctccccatcccccttccctctcttaaaaaaaaaaaaaaaattccagatgaattaaaagcctaaatgtaaaaggcaaaatgAGAAAGCTTTTAAGAGAGGACACTGGAAAAGATCTTCCTGACCTTggataaggagggcacgtattgcatggtgcactgggtgttatacgcaactaatgaatcatcaaactttacatcagaaaccagagatgtactgtatagtgactaacataatataataaaaaaaatttttaaaaagtatatcttaggggcgcctgggtggcacagcggttaagcgtctgccttcggctcagggcatgatcccagtgttgtgggatcgagccccatgtcgggctcttccgctgtgagcctgcctcttcctctcccactccccctgcttgtgttccctctctcgctggctgtctctatctctgtcgaataaataaataaaatctttcaaaaaaaaaaaaaagtatatcttaaaccagaaatgaaataagcactaacaaaaagaaaaatattggtgaattcaatgaaattaaaatgaaaaacatgtattACCTTAAAAATATGACTTAAAAGTGAGTAGAAAAACaggctggaaaaaatattttaacacataCAATAAACAAGGGATTTATACATACAGAATACTTAAAGAgttaaataagtcaagaagaaaaatcaagaaaaataagagaacagaaaacgcaaagaaaaaataagtaggcactctcaaaaacagaaaaaaatgactaaaaatctTATACTTCTGGGTATAagagaactgaaatcaggatctggAAGAGATATCTGCGCTCTTATGTTGactgcagcattgttcacaacagccaagatacggaaacaacccaaatgtccaaccaCAGATAAacgggtaaacaaaatgtggcatatacatacaatagacTACCATTCAGccttgaaaggaaggaaatcctgtcacatacCACAGTATGGATGAAACTTGACACTACATACTAAGTGAGACAACCCAGTCAccaaaagacaaataccctatatGAATCTACTTACATAAGGTATCCAaagcagtcaaattcatagacacagaagctggggtggggagaaatggggagttgaACAATAAGTAGagagtttctgttttgcaagatgaaaatgttttggaaatctGTTGCACAACGATGTGAATATATTCAACAGTCCTAAAATGTACACTTAGTGCTTAACATGGTCGATCTTGTTCTGCGTTTCTTACAGGAAAGAAAGTCATATGACAGTGATCATCACATCATTTTTCCTAAGAGTCAAAAACTGGATATTCCTTCAACAATAGATCGAGCAATGCCTAACATCCACGTATAATGGAACATCTTACAATGATGAACACGAACGGACCATAGCTGCACATGACACTCTAAACGAATCTCACGAGGTCAAATGTTCAGTAACAGAAATCAGACACAAAACAGAATAGAGTAGGTGATCCCATTTATACAAAGTTTGAAACCaggcaaaactaaaataaaatgttagggaAAAGTGGCTATTTGACCcggaggaggagaaagggcagTGACTGGCAGCAAGAAGAACTTCTACTTCTTGATGTGGGAGGAGACACACGGCATTTGCCCCATAATAATTCACGGAGCCACATACTTACATTCTGTGCAGTGTTGTGTATGTATCTTATATTTCACTGATTTTAAGAATTAGTTTTAAAGAGACAGAAGAGATACCACTAATCGCTCACCATAACATCTGCAGTTCTGACATCCCAAAAGCTCTGGTAACAGTTTTTTCAAAGGTCTGTAGCAAGCTCAGTAACAACCACCTGATGTGACCTATAATGATGATACTTCCAGTCTTCACTAGTCCTACATGGTATGGATAGTCGTTCATTCTGCAGCAGAGATGGCGTGTGTTTGGTTAATGGAGTGCCATATCGAAACCAGCTCAAACAGTCATACACGCCATAACATACCACTTCAAGCACAAAAattctgaaatacataaaaatacagcTGACGGGGGATTACTGGCTTGCACCAGACATGCAGCTCCATGCACAGGCATGAATGGACCTCAAAAAATGTAACATTGACAAAAACAAGCAAgttacaaaaaaaacaaaaaatgtaattcCAATCACATAAAGGACAAAAACATGCATAATCAGACAATGAATAGTTTCATCAGATATGCATGTATggtaaaattataagaaaaactaTAGCAATACTCACAATAACAGTTTCCTCTaatagaggaggaaaagaaatgtgcTCAGAGAAGCACAAAGGGGGACTCCAAGTGATAGAAATACTGTCATTCTAACATATTGCTACAATAGTAAATCTGAAAGGAAAGAGTAtggatattattttattatcatttattaaatgacacatatatattttatttttattatgatatattagtcaccatacagtacatcattaatttttgatgtaatgttccatgattcattgtttgcatataacacccagtgctccatgcaatacgtgccctccttactacccatcaccggcctatcccagtcccccaaccccctcccctctgaagccctgtttgtttcccggagtccatagtctctcatggttcattcccccttctgtttaccccctcatcattaatattttatttttttaagatttctttatttattttagaggtggggaggggcagaggaagagagcgaATCTCAATCTGACTCCCagttgagcgtggagcccaacttggggctcggtctcatgacccccaaatcatgacctgagccgaaatcaagagttggatgttgaACAGACAGAGCCACCAAGTGCCCCACACATACATGTTTTATaagtaacacttttttttttaagattttatttattcgacagagagagagacagccagcgagagagggaacacaagcagggggagtgggagaggaagaagcaggctcatagcagaagagtctgatgtggggctcgatcccacaacgccgggatcacgccctgagccgaaggcagacgcttaaccgctgtgccacccaggcgcccctataagtaACACTTCTGTACATAAAACAGATTTACAACAACGATAAGTATGTATATGCACAAATACCCAGCACTGTGGCCTTCTGTAGATTCTACATGTTGACCATTTACTGGCTACTGGGGTCCTAGAGAACGAGAATGCCCCCCCTTCAACATGCCATTTGAAGGCAACAATTGTGACcttcaatctatttttttctctttattcgtTTTCTGGAACCTACCATGTTTCATCCACGAGGACTAAGCTCTCATTAGAAGGTGTTTACTCCATGATGGGGACAGGCTGAAGATGACAAATCCAACCTGCACCTCACCCAAGGGAACAATTACAAGTGCCTCCATGGATCCCAGCCCTAGTCGCCtggaaaggggggtaaacagacaCCGAGGGGACTCGAGGGGCCCCAGTCTAGAATTGCCTCATCTTGTCTCTAACTAGGAAGTCTGAGGTTGGGTCCCAGGAGATACTGCCTGTGAATAGTGGGCAGTCCTCCTGAGTGCTCAGTCTATGCAGCTGCAGCAGAGAGGGAAGGGCTCCATGGCTCCAATCACGTCTTCCCAGAGAAGCAAAGGAGCAGGGAATCCAACCTCTGCGGTGACAGGGTCAGGGTATGAGGCTGGCCAGC encodes the following:
- the LOC113266623 gene encoding olfactory receptor 1G1-like, encoding MAIRNQTSISDFLLLGFSHHPEQQPLLFGLFLAMHLVTMLGNLLIILAIVSDQHLHTPMYFFLANLSFVETCFSCTIVPKVLVTIKTQQHTISHTGCLMQMYFFMALTLLDDFLLAVMAYDRYVAICLPLHYTTIVCPQRCLLLVAASWLCAHLLAFSLTLLMSQFSFCASHSIPHFFCDVPPLLKLACSDTQIFQVTMLTEAVFTGMIPLTCVLVSYAHIMHTILRIPSAGGKHKLFSTCGSHLSVVTLFYGTLFLVYFQPSSSYSADMGMVASVVYTMVTPMLNPFIYSLRNRDMKGALWRLSGWRRCSTL